A stretch of Amblyraja radiata isolate CabotCenter1 chromosome 42 unlocalized genomic scaffold, sAmbRad1.1.pri SUPER_42_unloc_2, whole genome shotgun sequence DNA encodes these proteins:
- the LOC116969033 gene encoding zinc finger protein 436-like, translating to MTGHNKCYECDMCCKACQYPSQLETHRRVHTGERPFNCSECGKSFTSSSSLLRHNREHSSERPITCSTCGKSFTTVQYLNFHQQVHSGEKPYGCSTCDMSFVQLSGLRQHHRVHSSERPFTCPDCSKGFMSSPELKMHRLVHTWERPYTCIQSGKDFTSSSHLKKHQRTHTDERPYTCAQCGKGFTQSSLWQHQRTHSGERAFPCPSCGNGFTRLDHLLEHRRVHIGQHPFTCPLCGKAIAHSSSLLAHRHVDR from the exons atgacggggcacaacaagtgtTATGAGTGTGACATGTGTTGCAAGGCCTGTCAgtacccgagccagctggagacccatcggcgggtgcacacgggagaacgccccttcaactgctcggagtgcggcaagagctttaccagctccagcagcctgctgcggCATAACCGCGAGCACTCCAGCGAGAGGCCCATcacctgctccacctgcggcaagagcttcacaacGGTGCAATATCTGAACTTCCACCAGCAGGTGCACtccggcgagaagccctatggctgctccacctgcgacaTGAGCTTTGTCCAGTTGTCGGGGCTACGGCAGCACcatcgggtgcacagcagtgagcggcccttcacctgccccgACTGCAGCAAAGGCTTCATGTCGTCGCCAGAGCTGAAGATGCACAGGCTCGTGCACACCT gggagcggccctacacctgcatccAGAGCGGCAAGGACTTCACCAGCTCCAGTCACCTgaagaagcaccagcgcacccacaccgatgagcggccctacacctgcgcccagtgcggcaagggcttcacccagtccagcctgtggcagcaccagcgtacccacagcggtgagcgtgccttcccctgcccgtcctgtggtaacggtttcacccgccttgaccacttgCTGGAGCACCGACGAGTCCACATCGGCCagcaccccttcacctgcccgctatgTGGCAAGGCCATTGCccactcctccagcctgctggcacaccgccacgt